In Antechinus flavipes isolate AdamAnt ecotype Samford, QLD, Australia chromosome 3, AdamAnt_v2, whole genome shotgun sequence, a genomic segment contains:
- the PDCD1 gene encoding programmed cell death protein 1, with protein sequence MGPSRSNGLIFCMGLLLWTSQQSPVKTEYSLGFWPFQLSRPEGENATFICNVSSKLKTPILNWYREKNGSQPEKLAAYPKDTPSSHLQDRYHIAMKGDKRLYEMTILGLRLNDSGRYFCGIINIETPAVEESGRSELNVTERIMVPTTAPPVTTPAQPEKFPWLIVVIPVAVGAVLLLLMLCWILVVVEFPGRGGAGNSGSNKDAMSMKKAEPCVPSVSTVVYGQLDFQRAEALKQGGTGSDEQTEYATIIFPEEKAAFPGSSPHRK encoded by the exons TGAAAACCGAATACAGCCTTGGCTTTTGGCCATTCCAGCTCTCGAGGCCAGAAGGAGAAAACGCCACTTTTATCTGCAACGTCTCCAGCAAGTTAAAAACTCCCATCTTAAACTGGTACCGAGAAAAGAATGGCAGCCAGCCGGAGAAGTTAGCTGCCTACCCCAAAGACACGCCCAGCTCTCACCTGCAGGACAGGTACCACATAGCCATGAAGGGCGACAAGCGGCTCTACGAGATGACCATCTTGGGACTGCGGCTGAACGACAGCGGGAGATACTTCTGCGGGATTATCAACATCGAAACGCCGGCAGTGGAAGAGAGCGGTCGGTCAGAGCTCAATGTGACAG AAAGAATCATGGTCCCGACCACAGCTCCTCCCGTCACCACCCCAGCACAGCCTGAAAAATTCCCGTGGCTCATTGTGGTGATCCCGGTCGCGGTGGGGGCTGTTTTGCTGCTGCTGATGCTCTGCTGGATTCTGGTCGTGGTAGAATTCCCGGGTCGAGGAG GGGCCGGGAACTCGGGGAGCAACAAGGACGCAATG TCCATGAAGAAGGCTGAGCCCTGCGTGCCGTCGGTGTCCACCGTGGTCTACGGTCAGCTGGACTTCCAGAGGGCCGAGGCCCTCAAACAGGGGGGGACCGGCTCGGACGAGCAGACGGAATACGCCACCATCATCTTCCCGGAAGAGAAGGCTGCGTTTCCCGGCAGCTCTCCCCATCGGAAGTGA